Below is a window of Tautonia marina DNA.
CTCACGATCGACCTGCGGCCCTTGTTCGGTGTCCGGGTCGAACGGGTCGCCGAGCCGTCGGGCGCTGCTCTTGTCGGCCAGACGTTCGACCATCTCATCATAGACCGATTCTTGCACGAACAACCGGCTGCCTGCGCAGCAGCACTGCCCCTGGTTCAGGTACAGGCCGAGCATCGCGCCATCGACCGCCTTCTCCAGGTCGGCATCGGCGAACACGATGTTCGGGCTCTTGCCGCCCAGTTCCAGCGTCACCCGCTTCAGGGTGTTCGACGCATTCCGCATGATCAGCTTGCCGACCTCGGTCGATCCCGTAAACGCGACCTTATCGACCCCCGGATGATCGACCAGCGCCGATCCCGCCCCCGGCCCATAACCGGGCACAATGTTGATGACCCCCTCGGGGAACCCGGCCTCCATCGCCAACTCTCCCATGCGGAGGCAGGACAGGGGGGTCTGCTCGGCCGGCTTCATCACGATCGTGCAGCCGGCGGCCAGCGCCGGGCCCCACTTCCAGGCGACCATCAGCATCGGGAAATTCCACGGGATGATCTGCCCCGCGACCCCGACCGGCTCCTTCCTCGTGTAGCTGAAGAAGTTCCCTCGAATCGGAATCGTCTGCCCGTGAATCTTGTCGGCCCAGCCGGCGTAATAGCGCAGGCAATCGACCACCAGCGGCAGGTCGCCGTTGCGTGCTTCGCTCAACGGCTTGCCGTTGTCGAGCGACTCCAGGGCGGCCAGCTCGTCGATTTGCGACTCCATCAAATCGGCAAGTTTATTCAGGAGTCGGCCCCGATCCCGGGCGTCCATCGTCCGCCAGGGGCCTGTGTCGAACGCCTTCCGCGCGGCCTTGACCGCCAGATCAATATCGGCGGCGTCTCCCTCGGCCACCTGCGCGATGACCTCCTCGGTCGCCGGGTTGATCGTCTCGAAGGTCTTTCCGCTGACGCTGTCGCGCCACTGGCCGTTAATCAGGAGTTTCGTCTGAAACGAGCGATTGAGCGTCGGTCGGGCCTCGGTCGCCGTGGCCATGAGTGGACCTCCGTTCTCGGTTCGGTCTTGCCGGGACAGGAAGGGTGGAGAGGAACCCGTTTTTCCCGATCAAGGGTCGGGAAAGGGCACTCGATCATCTTATCCCCCCGGCTCCGACCGGCTCAACCCGCGCGATCGGCCGAGCCACATTGTTCAACAACGGAGCCGGTTCGTGCTTACACGGGGAATTCTCGCGTGATAGAGTCAACGTTCCGGCGTGGGGTCGCGCCGGATGCT
It encodes the following:
- a CDS encoding aldehyde dehydrogenase family protein yields the protein MATATEARPTLNRSFQTKLLINGQWRDSVSGKTFETINPATEEVIAQVAEGDAADIDLAVKAARKAFDTGPWRTMDARDRGRLLNKLADLMESQIDELAALESLDNGKPLSEARNGDLPLVVDCLRYYAGWADKIHGQTIPIRGNFFSYTRKEPVGVAGQIIPWNFPMLMVAWKWGPALAAGCTIVMKPAEQTPLSCLRMGELAMEAGFPEGVINIVPGYGPGAGSALVDHPGVDKVAFTGSTEVGKLIMRNASNTLKRVTLELGGKSPNIVFADADLEKAVDGAMLGLYLNQGQCCCAGSRLFVQESVYDEMVERLADKSSARRLGDPFDPDTEQGPQVDREQFEKILGYIEKGKEQGARCVSGGERFGDKGYFIKPTVFADVKDDMAIATDEIFGPVMQVLKFREIDEVVERANTTDYGLAAAVWTRDIGKAHAIANRVRAGTVWVNCYDVFDAAAPFGGFKASGIGRELGEKALDNYIEQKTVTVSLD